GTACCAAAAACGTTTGGCTTCCCTGCCCCGAAAACGGAGAAGCCTACAAAAGCAGCCGCTACTGCATCCATCAGCATGGAGCCGCCGCTACTCACCTGCCCGGTACCGATCCGCGCTGCCAAGAGCATCCCGCCCAAGCCCGCAAAAAGAGCAGAAAGCACATAAGCCAAGGTACGATAGCGATTCACAGGAATCCCCGACAGACGGGCTGCTTCCAAATTACCACCTGTCATGTACAGCATCCGCCCCTGTCTCGTATAGGTCAGGTACACATGCGTAATTGCGACAAGTAAAAACGTCAGGATAACCGGAACAGGAACGGAGAGAATTTCTCCTTGGCCCAGCCACAGGAACCATTCCTGAAATTTTCCCGGAGCCTGTGAGCCGTCCTGCATCGGCATGTTTGCATAGATCGAGTAACCTTGGGAATACGTCATATGAAGGCCGTTGACGATGTAGAGCATCGCCAGAGTAGCCAGCAAATCAGGAATGCGGATTTTTACGACCAGGAAAGCGTTGACCAGCCCGACGAGCAAGCTGAGTACAATCGGAACAACCAAAGTCGTGAAGACTCCTTGTTCGTACCAAACCATCATCGAAGCAGAAACGACCGTGGTCAATGAAACCGTCGATCCTACAGACAAATCAAAGCCTCCGACAATCAGCGAGAACGTAACGCCTATCGCGACAAATGTCACAATCGAGATGGAGCGAAGAATGTCCGTCAGGTTGTCGTACGTGAAGAAATATGGGTT
The window above is part of the Brevibacillus brevis NBRC 100599 genome. Proteins encoded here:
- a CDS encoding ABC transporter permease — its product is MANKKFSLFDFVYKYGTVAVIVIVMLLFSLTNPYFFTYDNLTDILRSISIVTFVAIGVTFSLIVGGFDLSVGSTVSLTTVVSASMMVWYEQGVFTTLVVPIVLSLLVGLVNAFLVVKIRIPDLLATLAMLYIVNGLHMTYSQGYSIYANMPMQDGSQAPGKFQEWFLWLGQGEILSVPVPVILTFLLVAITHVYLTYTRQGRMLYMTGGNLEAARLSGIPVNRYRTLAYVLSALFAGLGGMLLAARIGTGQVSSGGSMLMDAVAAAFVGFSVFGAGKPNVFGTFVGAILIGVLLNGMTMLNLPYYAYDIIKGTVLALALAVTYYQLRRKRNA